The Actinocorallia herbida DNA window GCGGCCGGTCAGCCGGAAGCTCTGCGCGAAGACCTGCGCCGGGTCGGCCAGGTCCGCGGTCAGCTCGTCGAGCAGCGCGCCGTGGGCTTCCAGCGCGGCTTCGAGCGCGGCCCGGAAGAGCTCCTCCTTCGTCGCGAAGTGGTTGTAGAACGAGCCCATGCCCACGTCCGCGGCCTGGGTGATCTCCAGGACCGGTGCGTTGGTCCGGCCCGTCGCGATGAGCGCCTGCGCGGCCCGGACGAGGGCCGCACGGGTGTGGGCCTTGCGGCGCTCCAGCCGGCTCGGGGGCTGCTCGGGCATACGTCTCCTTCTGTCGTTCCGTCATCCAGCCTAGGCCAGCTGAGGAAATCGTCAGAACCTATTGACTGAGGTGATCGTCGTGACTGACGATATCGTCACAAATCGGCCGACCCCCCGGCTGCCCGCGACGCCGCCCCGGTTCGCACAGAGGAGAAGCAACATGAGCGCATCTGACAAGATCTCGCGCCGCCACGCACTGGCGGCAGGCGCCGGAGCGCTGGGCGCCGGCGTCCTGGCGAGCGTGCTGGGAAGCGGCCCCGCCCGGGCGTCCGCCCTCACCGAGGACGGTTACTGGCATGCCCGGGTGGACGCGGCCGGCTACTGCGCGAAGACGGCGCAGGTCGGCGGCGTGAACTTCAGCTACCGCGAAGGACCGGCGAACGGCCCCGCCCTGCTGCTCCTGCACGCCCAGCAGGTGGACTGGTTCTCCTACAGCCGCGTCCTGCCCGACCTCGCGGCCTCCTTCCACGTCTTCGACGTCGACTACCAAGGCCACGGCACGACCACCACGACGGTCGGCTACCCGATGAACGCGAACCGGATCGGCACCGACCTCGCCGCGTTCATCGAGTCCGTGATCGGCGGGCCCGCATACGTCACCGGCAACTCCTCAGGCGGCCTCCTGACGACCTGGCTCGCGGCCAACCGGCCCGACCTCGTCACCGCCGCGATCCTGGAGGACCCGCCGCTGTTCGCCTCGGAGTACCCGCGGATCATGAAGACCATCGCCTACCGCGACTTCGCCTCCAGCGCCAAGGGCGTCGCGCAGAACGTCCAGGACTTCCTGCTGTTCTGGATCTCCGACAACAAGGAATTCATCACCCAGAACATCGCCCCGGGAGCCGTCTTCGTCCTCACCGAGACGATCAAGGCCAAGCGCCTGCTCAACCCCGGAGAACCCGTCGAACTCGCCATCATCCCCGACGACACCGTCCGCCTCTTCCTCCGCGGCATGGACCACCAGTACGACCCCCGCTTCGGCGCGGCCTTCTACGACGGCAGCTGGAACGCCGGCTTCGACCACGCCACCGCACTGGCCGACATCACCGTGCCCACCATGCTGATGCACGCCAACTACTCCTGGGTCGAAGGCGACATCCTCTACGGCGCCATGGACCAGAACGACGCCGACAAGGCCATGTCGTACCTGCCCCACGGCATCTACAAGCGCGTCGACGCCGGCCACGTCACCCACCTCGACAAGCCCCAGGACTTCATCGACACCCTCACGGGCTTCTTCACCCGGCACTGACCACCTGCCCCACGAGGCGCCGCCCGCACGCACGGTCCCGGCCGCCGACGCCACGGCGGCACGGGTCCGAGCGCGGGCCACCACGCCAACGCCCGGGTCGCGGTAGCGACGACACCTGTCAGACCGGAATCGTCCGATCTTCATGACGACGTCGACACGACCGCAGCGGTCACCGCGGGAGTCCCCGGCGTGGATTCATGGTCCGAGCAGACGGAGTCCGGTGCCTCCACGGACCGGACCAGGACCGAACCAGGACCGGCCCGGCCGTGGCCACCGCGGCAGCGCCATCGGCCGTTCTGATCGTCGTTCTCGCGCGGATGCACGGCAACTCGATCACGGAGGAGGCACTGCGCCAGATCTACCGCGTCGCGGTGATCGTCATGATCGTGGTCATGGCCGTCAGGGGGCATCTGGGCGGCGACTAGAGGCGGTGGGCGTCGGCCGGATGCCGGGCCGGTGGCCGGGGACCAGGCGGGAATGCTGAGACGGATGGCTCTGGCGCGGCCGTTCTTGAGGATCGACAGGTTGGCGGTGGCGATGCCGACCCGGTGCGCGAGTCCGGCCGGCGTCGAAGGAGAATGTCTGCACGACACCGCAGGTGACGTGTGTCCCTCGACCTGAAGATCTCGATGAGCCGACCCGGTGGACCGGCTGAGCGCCCGCCGGTTCTTCGTTTGGCGGCCTACGTGCTGTTCGGCACTCGGGTGCCGTTCCGTCACCGCTTCTGGGTTCGTGACGACGTCCTGCGCAGCCGCTTCTACCGGACACGCGGTGCGGCCGCGCGCCTGGTGATGGTCTTCCTCGCCGTAGAGGTCTGCTCTCTCGGCCTGTCCGTGTTGTTCGCCCTGACCCGAATTCGGGTCAGGGCGCTACGGAGGGCGGTGATCGTCGCCGAGGACGGACGTCGAGCCGCCACTCGCGGTCTCCTCCATCGCGTCAGCTGAACGCCGCTCGCGCGTGTCGGTCCCGGGTGGGTCGGGACGGGGCGTGACCGGTGCCCCTGCTGCGCCCGGGGCCTGTCTTCTTACTATCGCCGGAACACAGGACGAGGTGGAGGAGACGGCGAATGAAGGTGTTCGGAGGATCGTGGAGATCCGTGCGGCGCGGGCTCGCCCGTGTGCTGGCGGGGGCGCTGGTCGGCGCGGCGATGGTGGCGGTCACGCCGACCGCCGCGTCGGCCGACCCCACGGGCTACGAGATCGTCAACACGGCGTCGGGCGAGTGCCTCGACGGCACCGGCTGGTACGTCACGGTGGCCCCGTGCGACGGGCGGCTCGCCCAGCGCTGGGGGAACTCCTGGGGCACCCAGTCGTACACCAACGCGGAGACCGGGCACCGGTGGTGCCTCTTCCGCGGCATCGGGGCGCGGACCGAGCTCAGGGACTGCATCGAGTCCACCAACGCGCCCGACTTCCTCGGCAGGTGGTGGAGGCCGACGGAGTTCCCGGAACTCAGCCTCCGGATCATCACCAGGGCCACCGTCCCCAACGCCGTCCGCGACTGCCTCACCAAGTGGGGGACCGACGCGGCGATCCTGCCGTGCGTCGGCACCGCTGAGCAGAACTGGATCTACCGCGGCCCCTGAGCCGACCCGTCGGCCCGGCCCGCGGGCCGGGCCGACCGGGAATCCGACGGATCGGCTCCTGGAACGGTGAGACCATCTCCAGCGGCATGAGCGGTTGCGGGCAGGGCTACGTACGGGGCGCAGCGTTCAGCGTGGGTCGCCGTCCTCCTGGTTGGCCCACCGGAGCGAGTCGGCCCAGTGATCGTCTTCCATGCGTTCCAAGTCGTCCTGCAGTGTCTGCAGTGACTTGGGCGGGCGCATGTCGGCAAGGCTCTCACCCAGACGCAGTTCCGGCATGTACTCGATATCCCAGATTCGGGGGAACGCCCGCCGGAGGGATTGCCGTACCTGAACCAGATGCCTGGGCAGGCGGCCGGGGGCCCAGGAGACGAGCGCGAGACCGAGCAGGCGGACGCGGGCGCGCAGTCGCGGGTCCTCGGCGTACTGCCTGGCGGCGGCCCCGGCCGTTCGGAGGCCTTGCACGTCGGGGTGCGCGACCAGCACGACCTTGACCGCGCCGGTGTGGGGAATCGGCCAGCACCTGCCCCCGTCCCTGGCTTCGTGGGCGGTGTGGGACAGCGTGGTGGTGCCGGCTCCGCCGTGGCACCCCACGAACCAGATGCCGGCGGGAGCCTCGTCCAGCCAGGCGACCGGCAACCCCGCCGACTCGCGGACGGCCGGTTGCGCAACGTTCTGCTTTTCGTTTCTCCGGTGACGTGGCGGCATTGAGAAAAGAGCCTTCTTACTTCTTCGGTGCTGGCACTGCGCGATGTGCGGGAATCAAGCAGCATAACGGGAATCATGGACAGGGCCACCTGAAGAATGTCCGCTGTGCGGCATTTGTCCGGCTCGGCCCGGCGGGCAGGATCGCCCTCGGCTCCTCGCCCCGGCGATGCCGCGTGATCCGCGGCACCGCCGGGCCCCGCTCATCCCTGGTGAGCGCCGCAGCGGGCACAGAACTCCAGGAGCAGCCGCCCGAACTCGGGGTCGAGCGCGACGTCTTGCCGAAGGAACCGACGGATGGGCCGGGTTCTCCCTGACGACGCCGCTCAAGAGCGCCGTCCTCATCCTGATCTCACGCGCCGAAGCGGCTCTCGAGGCGGCGCGCACGGATCCACCCCGCCTAGCGCGCGGTGGCCGGGGGGTGGGGTGAGGTGGCGATGCGCCAGAGGAGGAGGGTGGTGGCGGCGCGGGCGTGGCCCGCCGGGGAGAGGATGGGGTAGCCGAGGCGGGCTTCGAGCCAGGCGACGCGCTGGCCGAGGGTGGAGTGGTGGAGATGCTGGCGGCGGGCGGCCTGGCGGAGGCTGCCGTGGCTCAGCAGGGTGTCCAGGAGGCCGGTGACCCACGGGCGCTCGGCGCGGAGGCTCTCCAGGAGCCGGACGTCGGGGACGGCCGCGGCCTCGGCCGGGTCGAAGCGCTCGGCGAGGGCGGCGAGACTGCCCAGGTCGTCGAACCAGACGTGGGCGGGGCCGCCATCGGCGGGATCGACGGCGAGCCGCAGCGCCAGGCCCGCGTTGCGGTGCGCGGTGGGCAGGTCGGCGGCGGTGCAGCGGACGAGCCCCGCCGGAACGGACGCGCTGAGCAGGCCGTCGACCTGTTCGGCCCGCACCAGGGCGACGCGGCGGCCGTCGATGATCGGACCGGGAGGCAGCTCCGCCGCCGCGCCGACGGGCGTGGCGACGACGACGAGGTCGCCGTGCAGGCCGAGGTGGCGCAAGGCTTCGGCGCGGTCCACGGGCGTGGACGCCGGATCGCACGCCAGCCGGACCGCGGCCACCGCCGGATGACCGGTGCGCGTCTCCTGGACGACCGCGTGCACGCTGCGGGCGCACCGCTCCAGGACGAGGTCGTCCAGCGGGCCCGGGTCTCCGTCGCGCTCCAGCCAGACGGTGGTCCGCTCGCAGCGCGCGGACGGGGCCGCGGCCGGTGGGCCGTGCCTTCCGTCGTCGGCCGCGGGCCTGCCCTGGGCGTCGACGCGCAGCCGCAGTCCGAGTGCCGCGTCGTGCACTCCGGCGCCCGACGCGGTGAGGGCGGCGGCGGCCCGCAGCAGGGCCGAGACCGAGGCCTTCCGGTCGAGCAGGGCGTCGAAGTGCGAGATCACGCGCAGGGCGCTGGCCGCGTCGCCGTCGACGACCGCCAGCCTCGTGATGAGATCGTGCATGGAGCCCCTTCCCGCGAGCCGCACCGTCCCGCCCATCGATACCGCTTCACCGGGGAGAACGCCAGACGCCGCGGCATGCCGAAGCGCCGGCGCGCCGGGTGGCGGGCGCGGGACGCCGCCCTCGCGACGGATGGCGGGTGCCCGTCCCGTCCGCGATCGGCGAGGCTTTCGGCTTCGAGGAAGGAGCATTCCATGTCAGAGACCACCCCGTCCCGTCCGCCCTTCGACCCCGAGCTGGTGCCGGTGATCGAGGCTCAGCGCGCGGTGATGCCGCCGCTCGGCGCCGACACCCTCGGCGCGCTGCGCGATCTCATCGCCTCCGGCCTCCCCGGTATGCCGGAGACCGACCTGACGGCCGGCGGAGCCGTCGTCGTCGAGGAACTGACCGTGCCCGGGCCCGAAGGCGCCCCGGAGATCGCCCTCACGGTCCTGCGGCCCGCCCGGGAGACCGGCCCGCTGCCGGGGATCTACCACGTCCACGGCGGCGGCATGGTGATGGGCACCCGGCACGTGGGCCTGGCGGGCTTCGTCGGGTACGTCGCCGAGGGGCTGGCCGTCGCGGTCTCCGTCGAGTACCGGCTCGCGCCCGAGCACCCCGACCCCGCGCCCGTCGAGGACTGCTACGCGGGGCTGCGCTGGTTCGCCGGCAACGCCGCCGCGCTCGGCGCGGATCCCGAACGCCTGATGATCCTCGGGGGAAGCGCCGGAGGCGGCCTCGCGGCGGGGACCGCGCTCCTGGCCCGCGACCGCGGCTTCCCCCGCCTCACCCACCAGGTCCTCATCTGCCCGATGCTCGACGACCGCATGACGACGCCCAGCTCCCGCATGCTCGACGGTGAGGGTGTCTGGGACCGCGACGACAACCTCTTCGGCTGGACCGCCCTG harbors:
- a CDS encoding alpha/beta fold hydrolase — protein: MSASDKISRRHALAAGAGALGAGVLASVLGSGPARASALTEDGYWHARVDAAGYCAKTAQVGGVNFSYREGPANGPALLLLHAQQVDWFSYSRVLPDLAASFHVFDVDYQGHGTTTTTVGYPMNANRIGTDLAAFIESVIGGPAYVTGNSSGGLLTTWLAANRPDLVTAAILEDPPLFASEYPRIMKTIAYRDFASSAKGVAQNVQDFLLFWISDNKEFITQNIAPGAVFVLTETIKAKRLLNPGEPVELAIIPDDTVRLFLRGMDHQYDPRFGAAFYDGSWNAGFDHATALADITVPTMLMHANYSWVEGDILYGAMDQNDADKAMSYLPHGIYKRVDAGHVTHLDKPQDFIDTLTGFFTRH
- a CDS encoding DUF6668 family protein is translated as MPPRHRRNEKQNVAQPAVRESAGLPVAWLDEAPAGIWFVGCHGGAGTTTLSHTAHEARDGGRCWPIPHTGAVKVVLVAHPDVQGLRTAGAAARQYAEDPRLRARVRLLGLALVSWAPGRLPRHLVQVRQSLRRAFPRIWDIEYMPELRLGESLADMRPPKSLQTLQDDLERMEDDHWADSLRWANQEDGDPR
- a CDS encoding LysR family transcriptional regulator, with product MHDLITRLAVVDGDAASALRVISHFDALLDRKASVSALLRAAAALTASGAGVHDAALGLRLRVDAQGRPAADDGRHGPPAAAPSARCERTTVWLERDGDPGPLDDLVLERCARSVHAVVQETRTGHPAVAAVRLACDPASTPVDRAEALRHLGLHGDLVVVATPVGAAAELPPGPIIDGRRVALVRAEQVDGLLSASVPAGLVRCTAADLPTAHRNAGLALRLAVDPADGGPAHVWFDDLGSLAALAERFDPAEAAAVPDVRLLESLRAERPWVTGLLDTLLSHGSLRQAARRQHLHHSTLGQRVAWLEARLGYPILSPAGHARAATTLLLWRIATSPHPPATAR
- a CDS encoding alpha/beta hydrolase fold domain-containing protein → MSETTPSRPPFDPELVPVIEAQRAVMPPLGADTLGALRDLIASGLPGMPETDLTAGGAVVVEELTVPGPEGAPEIALTVLRPARETGPLPGIYHVHGGGMVMGTRHVGLAGFVGYVAEGLAVAVSVEYRLAPEHPDPAPVEDCYAGLRWFAGNAAALGADPERLMILGGSAGGGLAAGTALLARDRGFPRLTHQVLICPMLDDRMTTPSSRMLDGEGVWDRDDNLFGWTALLGDRRGTEAVSCYAAPARAEDLSGLPRTYLDVGSVETFRDEAIDYALRLSQAGVNVDFHLWGGGYHGFEAASQSAIAQASAATRDEFLRRALET